Proteins encoded by one window of Nitrincola iocasae:
- a CDS encoding retropepsin-like aspartic protease family protein, which produces MRHPDQTRHTIARLFQVAFWLLLLLAFALYFSGYLERRDHPNQHLALVQADGPAEVVLQRNRSGHYIAPGLINGHPVVFLLDTGATTISVPETVARQVQLQPGRSNRVTTASGVIDVYQTELKTVQLGNIRLENVQAHINPHMPSDLVLLGMSFMKNLEMTQRDGTLTLRIP; this is translated from the coding sequence ATGAGGCATCCGGATCAGACTCGCCACACTATTGCACGCTTGTTCCAGGTGGCGTTCTGGCTGTTGCTGCTGCTTGCCTTCGCCCTTTATTTTAGCGGCTATCTTGAACGGCGTGATCATCCTAATCAGCATCTGGCACTGGTACAAGCAGACGGGCCCGCAGAAGTTGTGTTGCAGCGTAATCGCAGTGGCCATTACATCGCACCGGGCCTGATCAATGGTCATCCGGTGGTATTTCTGCTCGACACGGGTGCGACTACGATCAGTGTGCCAGAAACTGTTGCGCGTCAGGTGCAATTGCAGCCTGGCCGGTCTAACCGCGTTACCACCGCCAGTGGTGTGATTGATGTTTACCAAACAGAGCTGAAAACAGTACAGTTAGGCAATATCCGTCTGGAAAATGTTCAGGCGCATATCAATCCGCACATGCCGTCTGACCTGGTACTGTTAGGGATGAGCTTTATGAAAAATCTTGAAATGACCCAGCGCGATGGCACCCTGACCTTGCGTATACCCTGA
- a CDS encoding HopJ type III effector protein, with amino-acid sequence MTQQAMTPEMLIQALQQASVNFTQVIECLDRCYDFTPTAFRNGELLNPAGSNNGSCKILAFAQLQGLSEAVTLNAFGDYYTKDVLQHPDADDHQNIRNFMRHGWSGIAFEGQALTPWQG; translated from the coding sequence ATGACACAACAGGCAATGACTCCCGAAATGCTGATTCAAGCCTTGCAGCAGGCTTCTGTAAACTTTACTCAGGTTATTGAGTGCTTAGATCGCTGCTATGATTTTACGCCGACAGCTTTTCGTAACGGTGAGCTGTTAAACCCGGCAGGCAGTAACAACGGCTCTTGTAAAATACTGGCATTTGCTCAGCTCCAGGGCTTGAGTGAAGCCGTCACCCTGAATGCTTTCGGTGACTATTACACTAAGGATGTGTTGCAGCATCCGGATGCTGATGATCATCAGAATATTCGCAATTTTATGCGTCATGGCTGGTCGGGTATAGCCTTTGAAGGTCAGGCACTAACACCCTGGCAGGGTTGA